A section of the Zavarzinella sp. genome encodes:
- a CDS encoding prenyltransferase/squalene oxidase repeat-containing protein, with protein MMFRIFVLLCLPMPVLAADFPKPTVPDEPVRKAYSAERAANYLDGASLEWTERYQCATCHTNVPYMLARPHIRGGDAQPMKEIRSFLEESVDSWDTKPPRADYNVLATAFALAGNDAATTGKLHPKTRKALDRIWTLQKADGSWKWPDCDWPPLEHDQFYGVAFVAVAVAIAPEEYWKSPKAKEGLKKIRIYLTNNPPPDLHHQTTLLWASTVVPDLLTKDQQLATINSLRKLQKADGSWCLPSLGTYHRKDAEKTLNDPTGPGDGYATGFVMYVLLQHGVKPDDPQIVKALQWLKSNQRESGRWFTRSLKVDKRHFITNAGSAFAVLALHAAGEKLDAGTPQK; from the coding sequence ATGATGTTTCGCATTTTTGTTCTGCTGTGTCTGCCAATGCCTGTCCTGGCGGCTGATTTCCCCAAACCAACTGTGCCAGACGAGCCTGTAAGGAAAGCATATTCCGCTGAACGAGCGGCAAATTACCTGGATGGGGCCAGTTTGGAGTGGACGGAACGATATCAGTGTGCTACTTGTCACACCAATGTGCCTTACATGTTGGCCCGACCACATATTCGTGGTGGTGATGCTCAACCGATGAAAGAAATTCGTTCTTTTCTGGAAGAATCGGTCGATAGCTGGGATACCAAACCACCGCGGGCAGATTACAATGTGCTGGCTACGGCGTTTGCGCTGGCGGGCAATGATGCTGCCACCACAGGAAAATTACACCCCAAAACACGCAAGGCACTGGATCGGATCTGGACATTGCAAAAAGCAGATGGTTCCTGGAAATGGCCCGACTGTGATTGGCCCCCACTGGAGCATGACCAGTTCTATGGAGTAGCATTTGTTGCGGTGGCGGTCGCAATTGCACCGGAAGAATACTGGAAAAGCCCCAAGGCCAAAGAAGGTTTAAAGAAGATCCGTATCTATTTAACGAATAATCCCCCGCCTGACCTGCACCACCAGACCACGCTGTTGTGGGCGAGCACGGTGGTGCCTGATCTGCTTACCAAAGACCAGCAGCTGGCGACGATCAATTCATTAAGAAAACTTCAGAAGGCTGATGGTAGCTGGTGCCTGCCCTCATTGGGAACTTACCACCGTAAAGACGCTGAAAAAACTCTTAATGATCCCACCGGGCCTGGGGACGGTTATGCCACCGGCTTCGTGATGTATGTACTTTTACAGCATGGAGTTAAGCCAGATGATCCTCAGATTGTCAAAGCACTCCAGTGGCTGAAAAGCAACCAGCGTGAATCAGGCAGGTGGTTTACCAGATCGCTCAAAGTGGACAAGCGACATTTCATCACCAACGCAGGAAGTGCTTTTGCTGTGTTGGCTTTGCATGCTGCGGGTGAGAAACTGGATGCGGGCACGCCACAAAAATGA
- the nikR gene encoding nickel-responsive transcriptional regulator NikR has protein sequence MSDLVRFSVSLEEDLLQEFDQYCKDNQLPTRSEAIRHLLREKLTTQTWQHDHSLVAANLTVVYDHHRSHLAEKMIELQHQHGDYVVATMHVHITHDLCMESIALRGPADELRTLSQKLGGLKGIHLSHLVVATAQIEDAGGSGGHSHSHGS, from the coding sequence ATGTCCGATTTAGTACGATTTTCAGTTTCTTTGGAAGAGGATTTGCTGCAGGAATTCGATCAGTATTGCAAGGACAATCAACTCCCCACCCGAAGCGAAGCCATCCGGCACTTATTGCGGGAAAAACTCACCACCCAGACCTGGCAGCACGATCATTCGCTGGTTGCGGCCAATTTAACGGTTGTTTACGACCATCATCGGAGCCATCTGGCAGAAAAAATGATCGAACTGCAACACCAGCACGGTGATTATGTGGTGGCCACAATGCATGTGCATATCACCCACGATCTGTGCATGGAATCAATCGCTTTACGTGGGCCAGCCGATGAACTGCGCACCCTTTCACAGAAGCTGGGTGGCCTCAAAGGTATTCACCTTTCCCACCTAGTCGTGGCAACAGCTCAGATTGAAGATGCGGGTGGAAGTGGGGGCCATTCCCACAGTCACGGCTCGTGA